From Lawsonia intracellularis PHE/MN1-00, the proteins below share one genomic window:
- the rpsO gene encoding 30S ribosomal protein S15 has translation MVMDALQKKSIINVYAKHEGDTGSPEVQVALLTARIEVLTEHFKLHKKDFHSRQGLLKLVSRRRKLLSYLKSRNIQSYRDVIAKLGLRK, from the coding sequence GTGGTAATGGATGCATTACAAAAAAAGAGTATTATTAATGTATATGCTAAACATGAGGGCGATACAGGTTCTCCAGAGGTACAGGTTGCATTATTAACTGCTCGTATAGAAGTTCTTACAGAGCATTTTAAGTTACACAAAAAAGATTTTCATTCTCGTCAAGGGTTATTAAAACTTGTAAGTCGTCGTCGAAAGTTACTTAGCTACCTAAAAAGTAGAAATATTCAATCTTATCGTGATGTTATTGCAAAACTTGGCTTGCGGAAATAA